The Paenibacillus mucilaginosus 3016 genome includes the window GAGCAGGTATTTGCCCATCACCGTGGATCCGCCCCAGAGGGAAGCGGCCAGGATCGAGAAGAGGCAGGCCACCGTGCCGAGATCCGTCCAGCCGAGCTGCGGAGCGGCGAAGCCGAAGGTGAGCAGATAAGTACCGGCCAGCGCGAGGGCCAGGTACGTGAAGAACCGTGAAGGCAGAGCTTCCTTCAGCAGCACGCGCGCCAGGATGATTGCGAACAGCGGCTGCAGCTTCTGCAGCAGCAGGATCGCATTGGCATTGCCGTGCGAGAAGGCGGCCGTGAAGAGCACGGTGGCGATCGCCGAGCCGCCCCAGGAGATGAAGAGCAGGGCGCCGATCACGCCCCAGCTCCACCTGCCGCCGAGCGATCTGCGGTGCTTGATGAGCAGCGGGACGGCGACGAAAGCGAGCAGCACATGCTCGATGAAGACGATCTGGGCCGACGTGAAGCTCTCAAGGAGCAGGATGCGGAACAGGGGATCGAGCCCCCAGAGGACGGCCCCGAGGGCCACATACCAGATGCCGAGAGAGCCGCGGCTCCAGGTCATGCTTCTGTTGTTGATACGGCTGACTGCGTTTGCCAATTCAAAAACCTCCCTGAAAGATGTGGTGTTTGAATTGAACCTTCCTTTCGAAAGTAAATGCCCCCGCTGCACGAAACAACGGGGGCATCGACGAATAAACTCGTTCAAAAGTCATTTTTGAACAAGCCATTCTTCACCTTCTCCCATCCGGACTGTCACCGTCGGCCTTGGGTTCTCACCAAGTCAGTCCCGTCCCCGGCACGAAGCCGGAAGCGGGAGTCGCGGGCTGAGATACACGAACGTATCATCACCGCCGGTAGGGAATTGCACCCTGCCCCGAAGGTTCATATTCAGTTAAGTGGAATCGTAACACAGGTAAGCCGACCTGACAAGACGGTATTGGGCCCTTTTTCAGAAAATTTTCAGAAAAAGGCTTACAATGCCGCTGCCAGGGTCCGGACGAACGCTTCCAGACCGGCCTGGTCCTCTTCGTCGAAGCGGTTCTTCTCCGGGCTGTCGATGTCCAGCACGCCGAGCAGCTCGCCGTCCTTCAGGATCGGCACGACGATCTCGGACTGGGATGCCGCGTCGCAGGCGATATGCCCTGGGAACTCATGCACGTCAGCAACGCGAACGGTTTCCCTGAGGGAGGCGGAGGTGCCGCAGACGCCCTTGCCGAGCGGGATCCGTACGCAGGCCGGCAGGCCCTGGAACGGCCCGAGCACGAGCTCGTTGTTCTCTATGAGGTAAAAGCCCACCCAGTTCACGCGGCCTAGGAACTGGTTCAGCAGGGCCGAGGCGTTGGCCAGATTGGCGATGCGGGAGCTCTCGTCCGCCACCAGGGCGGCAAGCTGCGAGCACAAGGCCGCGTACTGCTCCTCCCGCGTACCGGAGTAGGTCAGGGATTGAAACATGGGGATTCCTTCTTTCATGGTAATGTCGAACCCCTCCATTGTAACGCATTTGGCTCCCCGTTTCATGAAGTTCTAGGCAAGATTTTGACAGAGCTGTTAAGAAAGCGGACTGGGAGCCGCCCGGAGGGCAAAAAGTGGTTGTCCGCGCCTCGCGGGCCATGTCATAATCGAAGCAGGGTGAATGCCCTCTACATCTAAGAAATGAGTGATGAGGTTGACCATCAGGATCATTACGGACGGCGGAGCCGATCTTCCTCAAGGGATGCCGGAGGAATGCAAGCTGCATATCGTGCCTCTCCATGTCACCTTCGGAGAACAGGCCTTCCAGCTCCAGCAGGGCATGCGGACCTTTTATTCCATCATGAAAACGAATTCAGTTCTTCCCAAAACCGCGAGTCCCTCTCCCCAGGATTTTGTGGAAGCCTTCGAACGATATCCGGCAGACGATCTCCTGGTGATCGCGATGTCATCCGGTCTCAGCAGTACGTACCAGCATGCGGTCATGGCCAGGAATATGGTGCTCGAGGAAGGAAGCCCGCGGCGTATCGAGGTCATCGACACGCGTACGGCATCGATCGGGCAGGCGCTGATTGCTTACCGGTCGTGGAAGGAGATCCAGGCCGGGCGTACCTTCGATGAAGTGGCGGCCGCCGCGCAGGCGTTTGCCGAAGGGGCGAAGACGCTCTTCTACCTCGACACGCTGGAGAATGTGGTGAAGGGCGGACGGCTCAGCCAGGGCAAGGGAGCGATCGCTTCCGTGCTCAACATCAAGCTCTTCATGCAGGCGAGCGCAGAGGGTACCGTCGAGGTCGTGGACAAGGTGCGGGGCAAGAAGAACGCGCTCACGCGCCTGATCGACAAGATCGACGAGCTTGGCGGCTCGGCAGCCGGCAAGGTGATCGGGATCGCTCACAGCACCACGGAAGAGGAAGTGCGCGGCGTACTGGACCGCATCCTTGCGAAGCACCCGTTCCGGGAGGTCTTCATTACGGAGGTCGGGCCGGTGATCGGCACGTACGCCGGCGAGGGCGGGATCGTCGTCAGCTATGCATAGATGGCAAGCCTATGAGGTCCAGAAACCGGTTCCCGGAAGGGGGAGCCGGTTTTTTTGAACATTCGTATGCCGGGCTGCGGCGGGAGATGGGGGCAGGAGGTTTTATCTTTCATTTATTACCAGAAATGCAAGGAGGATGATATACTGATAGCAGAAGCAGCAGAAGGAGGGGGAGTCAAAAATAAGCGCCTCTCCGCGGGGGAGAAGCGCTTCGAAGGTATGATCGTGAACCAGGCTTATGCGCTCCGGGCTTCCGGCAGCTTCACCGTCTGTCCCTTCGGCTTCTCGTTGGCCCGCAGGAACATCCAGACCCCGCTCAGCAGCACGGCTCCGGCCGCGGCCTGCAGCCAGGTCAAAGATTCGCCGAGCAGCAGGTAAGCAAGCAGGGTGGAGCCCAGGGGCTCGCCGAGGACGCTCATCGACACGGACTCGGGCCGCATGTACTTCAGCAGCCAGTTGAACAGATAGTGGCCGAAGAGGGTCGGGACGATCGCCAGCAGCAGGAAGTTGCCCCACTCCGCCGCCGGATAGCCGCCGAACGGGTGCCCGAGCACCAGGTTGTACACGGCAAGCACCAGAGCGGCGAACAGGAAGACGAAGAAGCTGTACAGGAACGACGGGACACGGGAGACGAGCTTTTTGCCCAGAATCATATGTACGGCTACCGCCGCCGTGCCCAGCAGGGAGAGCAGATCGCCGAGCAGGGCTTCGGTCGTCGTCCCCCAGTCGCCCCAGCCGATCAGGACGGCACCGGCAATGGCCGTCAGCATGCTGAGCACGGCCAGCGGGGTGGTCTTCTGCCCGAGGAACAGCACCGCGCCGAGCAGGACGAATACCGGCTCAAGGGCGAGGATCGCCGTGGACGAAGCCACGGTCGTGAATCGCAGGGAGCCCATCCACAGCAGGAAGTGAAGGCCGAGGGCGAGCCCGGAACAGAACAGGCCGCCCCACTCCCGCAGGGACAGCCGCGTCAGCTCGCTGCGGTACTTGAACAGGAACGGCAGCATGAGCAGGGTGGTCAGCAGCAGCCGGTACATCGCGATGACGGCGACCGGCGCATTTGACCAACGGACAAAAATGGACGAAAAAGAAATCGCTACGATGCCGACAAGCAGCAGCAGCGAAAAGGGAACGCGCGGACGCGTCTCAGTAGTCATGAGGCGGATTCTCCAATCGGTGGTGTGCGCGGCGCGGAGGCCGCTTGGCGGTTCACAAGATAAACGCCGGAGATGATCAGCAGGGCGCCGATCAGATGGTACGCGTGCAGGGATTCGCCGGTGAACAAGATGGCGAATACCGCGCTGAACAGCGGGATCAGGTTCAGGAACCCGGAACAGCGGGAGGGCCCGATGGCCGCGACGGCCGCATTCCAGGCGGTCAGTGCCGCTACGGAGGCGAGAATGCCGATATACAGGATGCCGGCGAGAATGCCGGGACTCCAGGCAATGTCCGGCCGGCGCACGATCCACTCTCCCACGGTGAACGGCAGAAGGATCAGGGAGCCCATGAGCACGGTCGTCACAAAGAGAGCGCGGGGGGGCAGCATGCCGGCGTACTTCTTCATGCCGACGGTATACACGGCCCAACAGGCGACGGCGAGCATCATCCACAGGTCGCCCCGGTTGAACGAGAGGCCGAGCAGCGCCTCCCAGCTGCCCCGGGTCACGATCCACAGGACGCCGGCGATGGAGAGGCCCATCGCGGGAAGGGCTCCCCAGCGCAGCCGGCCCCCGAGCATCAGCGGGGTGACGAGCACGATGAGGATCGGCGTGGCCGAGTTCATCAGGGCCGCATTGATCGGGCTCGTGTACTGCACGGCAATGTAGAGCAGGGTGTTGAAGCCCGCGATGCCGGTCAGGGAGAGCAGGAGAAGCGGCCGCCAGTGCTGCAGCAGCCGGCTGCGGTGCCGCCAGAACTCGCCGCCCCAGTAGGGCAGGGTTACGAGCAGCGCCAGCGTCCAGCGGAGCTCGGCGAGCAGCAGGGGCGGGACGAAGGGAACGATGGCCCTGCCCACCACAAAATTGCCTCCCCACAGGCAGGTCGCCGCCACGAGCAGAAACAGGGGCGATTGGAGCGGCTTCCAGGCCATGAAGCATCTCTCCTTACGGTATGGTTGATAGGTGACACAGCCGGTCAGCTCACATCCGTCTATTATAGCATGGCCGCTCACCGTCATCACCCCTTATTTACAGGGAGACGGCGAACAGTTGACCTATGTAATATTATTGTAAAAATGAACCAAACAGCCCAAATATTTGGTATCATGGGTATCGAACCGGCGAAAGGGGACATTTTGCGGCATGTTTCGAATCACTGCTGTCCATCTCGGTTCCTTCCCGGCGGACACGCCGGAAGGAGACGAATTATATACCTCGCTGCTGGCATTCGTGCCGGTATCCAAGCGGGAG containing:
- a CDS encoding DMT family transporter encodes the protein MANAVSRINNRSMTWSRGSLGIWYVALGAVLWGLDPLFRILLLESFTSAQIVFIEHVLLAFVAVPLLIKHRRSLGGRWSWGVIGALLFISWGGSAIATVLFTAAFSHGNANAILLLQKLQPLFAIILARVLLKEALPSRFFTYLALALAGTYLLTFGFAAPQLGWTDLGTVACLFSILAASLWGGSTVMGKYLLGRGLDFPVVTSLRFLLALPLLSALLLASNDAWAVTGSAGALTVIGINLLFQAFFPGLLSLLLYYKGLSSTKASYATLAELSFPAVGVLVNWLVFHQALTAGQLVGFILIWSTLWFMTRTQDQTETVQGTAAA
- a CDS encoding GAF domain-containing protein, which codes for MFQSLTYSGTREEQYAALCSQLAALVADESSRIANLANASALLNQFLGRVNWVGFYLIENNELVLGPFQGLPACVRIPLGKGVCGTSASLRETVRVADVHEFPGHIACDAASQSEIVVPILKDGELLGVLDIDSPEKNRFDEEDQAGLEAFVRTLAAAL
- a CDS encoding DegV family protein, with the protein product MRLTIRIITDGGADLPQGMPEECKLHIVPLHVTFGEQAFQLQQGMRTFYSIMKTNSVLPKTASPSPQDFVEAFERYPADDLLVIAMSSGLSSTYQHAVMARNMVLEEGSPRRIEVIDTRTASIGQALIAYRSWKEIQAGRTFDEVAAAAQAFAEGAKTLFYLDTLENVVKGGRLSQGKGAIASVLNIKLFMQASAEGTVEVVDKVRGKKNALTRLIDKIDELGGSAAGKVIGIAHSTTEEEVRGVLDRILAKHPFREVFITEVGPVIGTYAGEGGIVVSYA
- a CDS encoding DMT family transporter; this translates as MTTETRPRVPFSLLLLVGIVAISFSSIFVRWSNAPVAVIAMYRLLLTTLLMLPFLFKYRSELTRLSLREWGGLFCSGLALGLHFLLWMGSLRFTTVASSTAILALEPVFVLLGAVLFLGQKTTPLAVLSMLTAIAGAVLIGWGDWGTTTEALLGDLLSLLGTAAVAVHMILGKKLVSRVPSFLYSFFVFLFAALVLAVYNLVLGHPFGGYPAAEWGNFLLLAIVPTLFGHYLFNWLLKYMRPESVSMSVLGEPLGSTLLAYLLLGESLTWLQAAAGAVLLSGVWMFLRANEKPKGQTVKLPEARSA
- a CDS encoding DMT family transporter — protein: MAWKPLQSPLFLLVAATCLWGGNFVVGRAIVPFVPPLLLAELRWTLALLVTLPYWGGEFWRHRSRLLQHWRPLLLLSLTGIAGFNTLLYIAVQYTSPINAALMNSATPILIVLVTPLMLGGRLRWGALPAMGLSIAGVLWIVTRGSWEALLGLSFNRGDLWMMLAVACWAVYTVGMKKYAGMLPPRALFVTTVLMGSLILLPFTVGEWIVRRPDIAWSPGILAGILYIGILASVAALTAWNAAVAAIGPSRCSGFLNLIPLFSAVFAILFTGESLHAYHLIGALLIISGVYLVNRQAASAPRTPPIGESAS